One stretch of Tribolium castaneum strain GA2 chromosome 5, icTriCast1.1, whole genome shotgun sequence DNA includes these proteins:
- the LOC658669 gene encoding all trans-polyprenyl-diphosphate synthase PDSS2 — protein sequence MSLSKLCASLVRQRNLPVLATQVKYFHTNNYLCTKLAQEKKPDWNRAVSEAEKIVGYPTSFLSLRWLLSDEIANVALHLRKLVGSNHPLLKTAKNLLYNGKNNMQAWGLIVLLVSKAAGHSSDIPDLEQDKAAGVLHSQRALAEVTEMIRTSHLVHKGLVNLQPSAATDASGDMMFGNKIALLSGDYLLSNSCTELANLRNQDLVELMSSAVRDLAEAEFVGPRDKQNNPLPAKPRSDIVEYKQFTDKTLEPLVVSEALGNARAEWTLRHVLNAGSLLGKSCQGTLKLAGHPLELQEQGYLFGKHLALAWQACLDREPFLPGTNGPFSLVCAPVMFTLQDDPSLYEEIEKGQETVDDVDYETVRKAVLAGPGLDLTKKLQKEHSTAALEVLNQLPASDARTALANIIAAMQDL from the exons ATGTCTTTATCAAAGTTATGTGCAAGTTTAGTGAGACAACGAAACCTTCCCGTGCTTGCAACACAAGTGAAATATTTCCATACGAATAATTATTTGTGCACCAAGTTAGCACAGGAAAAGAAACCTGACTGGAACCGAGCTGTAAGTGAAGCGGAGAAAATCGTCGGATATCCAACTTCTTTCCTGAGTCTGCGGTGGTTATTAAGCGACGAAATCGCAAATGTGGCCCTACATTTGAGGAAACTGGTCGGCTCCAACCACCCGCTCCTCAAAACTGCCAA AAACTTACTTTACAATGGTAAAAACAACATGCAAGCGTGGGGCCTCATCGTCCTCCTGGTCTCCAAGGCTGCAGGTCACTCCTCCGACATCCCCGACCTGGAGCAGGACAAGGCCGCTGGAGTCCTCCACAGCCAAAGAGCACTTGCTGAAGTCACTGAAATGATACGTACAAGTCATTTAGTGCACAAAGGCCTCGTCAATCTGCAGCCTTCTGCGGCCACAGACGCCTCCGGAGATATGATGTTCGGCAATAAAATCGCCCTTTTAAGCGGTGATTACCTACTGAGTAACAGTTGCACGGAATTGGCCAATTTACGCAACCAAGATTTAGTCGAGTTAATGAGTTCTGCTGTGCGTGATTTGGCTGAAGCTGAATTTGTGGGGCCTAGAGACAAGCAGAACAATCCTCTGCCGGCAAAGCCCCGCTCTGATATCGTGGAGTATAAGCAATTCACTGACAAGACTTTGGAGCCTTTGGTTGTGAGCGAAGCTCTGGGGAACGCCAGGGCTGAGTGGACGCTGAGACACGTCTTGAATGCAG GTAGTTTATTGGGTAAATCCTGCCAAGGCACTTTGAAACTGGCAGGTCACCCTCTTGAGCTTCAAGAGCAGGGCTATTTGTTTGGCAAACACTTGGCCTTGGCTTGGCAAGCTTGTCTGGACCGTGAACCGTTCCTTCCTGGCACTAATGGGCCATTTAGTTTGGTATGTGCCCCTGTTATGTTTACGCTCCAGGATGACCCATCTCTGTATGAAGAGATTGAAAAAGGGCAGGAAACTGTAGATGATGTTGATTATGAGACTGTTAGGAAGGCAGTTCTAGCTGGGCCTGGACTTGACTTgaccaaaaaattgcaaaaggaACATTCCACTGCCGCTTTGGAGGTTTTGAATCAGTTGCCAGCGTCTGATGCAAGGACGGCTTTGGCTAACATTATTGCGGCGATGCAAGACTTATGA
- the LOC658731 gene encoding all trans-polyprenyl-diphosphate synthase PDSS2, whose translation MSNLNKSLNFYLKRGISCRNLSFLTRKVDDNSKRNSVVKEAERVVGYPTSFLSLRWILNDEIANVATHIRKLIGTNHPLLKTAKNLILRNEQPTWGLIVLLVSKLAGLNSKFSELECDRTADILHSQRIIAEVTEMIRTSHLIHKGLINLEPHDKNFSDLNFGNKLALLSGDYLLSSSFNEVAKLKNFHVQETISSTLRDLAESEFIGLRNKHNEPIPSKPLPVQENINIPLEFGVKPFKLEHVLGNMRAEWTLRNVLSGGSLLGKCCQCALILANHESRVQELGYSFGRNLALAWQAALEKELFREEKFSLVSAPVMLHLETDSSFYKEIEKGLSEDHEINYDQVRKIVLGGPGLEKTAQLQSEFTEEALDTLDKFPNNESKVALVNIVNSL comes from the exons ATGAGCAATCTGAACAAATCGTTGAATTTTTACTTAAAGAGAGGGATATCATGTagaaatttgtcatttttgactcGCAAAGTTGACGACAATTCCAAACGGAACAGTGTGGTTAAAGAAGCTGAACGAGTTGTTGGTTATCCAACATCATTTCTAAGCCTCAGATGGATTTTAAACGACGAAATTGCAAATGTTGCCACTCATATCAGGAAATTAATCGGAACAAATCACCCCCTCCTTAAAACAGCAAA aaatttaattctaaGGAATGAACAACCGACTTGGGGTCTTATTGTACTTCTGGTGTCAAAACTGGCCGGcttaaactcaaaattttctgAACTCGAGTGTGACAGAACTGCTG ATATTTTACACAGCCAAAGGATAATTGCGGAAGTCACAGAAATGATAAGAACTAGTCACTTGATTCACAAAGGCCTTATCAACCTCGAACCTCACGATAAAAACTTCTCCGACTTGAATTTCGGCAACAAATTAGCTTTATTATCTGGAGATTATTTACTCAGTAGTAGTTTTAATGAAGTcgcaaaactgaaaaactttcACGTACAAGAGACAATTTCGTCCACTTTGAGAGACTTGGCTGAGTCAGAATTCATTGGTTTGAGGAACAAACACAACGAACCAATCCCGTCCAAACCACTTCCTGTGCAAGAAAATATTAACATACCACTTGAATTTGGAGTCAAACCGTTTAAATTAGAGCACGTTTTGGGTAATATGAGGGCAGAATGGACCCTCAGAAATGTTTTATCAGGCGGTAGTTTACTTGGAAAGTGTTGTCAATGTGCATTAATTTTGGCAAATCATGAGTCTCGAGTCCAGGAATTGGGGTATAGTTTTGGGAGGAATTTAGCCTTGGCCTGGCAGGCGGCTTTAGAAAAAGAACTCTTTAGGGAAGAAAAATTTAGTCTAGTTTCAGCACCTGTAATGCTTCACCTCGAAACTGATTCGagtttttacaaagaaatagAAAAGGGGTTGTCTGAAGACcatgaaataaattacgatCAAGTGAGGAAAATTGTGCTAGGGGGGCCTGGTTTGGAGAAAACCGCGCAGTTGCAAAGCGAATTCACAGAGGAGGCCTTGGACACTCTTGACAAGTTCCCTAATAATGAATCAAAGGTGGCTCTAGTCAATATAGTCAATTCGTTGTAA
- the RpL24-like gene encoding probable ribosome biogenesis protein RLP24 — MRIETCYFCSSRIYPGHGIQFVRNDCKIFKFCRSKCHAAFKKKKNPRKVKWTKAYRKTVGKELAIDPSFEFEKRRHTPLKYDRQTWTKAIEAMKKVEHIKQKRQGTYIMQRLRKGRELEQERDVKEVQRDLSLIKSPAAGLKERKQKEAEEMHDSEEEMEGVVENCGEVTL; from the exons ATGCGTATTGAAACTTGCTATTTCTGCTCCTCGCGGATATATCCAGGCCACGGCATCCAATTTGTCCGCAATGACTGCAAG attttcaaattttgtcgcTCAAAATGCCATGCAGCGTTCAAAAAGAAGAAGAACCCACGTAAAGTTAAGTGGACGAAAGCGTATAGAAAGACAGTGGGTAAGGAATTGGCCATTGATCCCTCGTTTGAGTTCGAGAAGAGGCGACATACCCCCTTGAAATATGACAGGCAGACGTGGACCAAGGCCATTGAGGCGATGAAAAAGGTCGAACACATCAAGCAGAAGCGACAAGGGACGTACATAATGCAGAGGTTGCGGAAAGGACGAGAACTGGAGCAAGAAAGGGACGTAAAGGAAGTGCAAAGGGACTTGTCTCTGATTAAATCACCCGCTGCTGGACTTAAAGAACGGAAACAGAAGGAAGCCGAAGAAATGCATGACAGTGAAGAGGAAATGGAAGGAGTTGTGGAAAACTGTGGCGAAGttactttgtaa